The Diorhabda sublineata isolate icDioSubl1.1 chromosome 6, icDioSubl1.1, whole genome shotgun sequence genome includes a window with the following:
- the LOC130445256 gene encoding nucleolar protein 16, whose translation MVKLRKQRKRKKYMHNVNRKRLRNKIFKHNNITCKEVKLSWESKKSIQTNLAEMGLSYNPNETIKISNSKAEMKSVLATEGDWTKENIAISKAHVVQTLEREAKAPRERKIRLPKGQVERLSYLIEKYGNDYKAMERDKKNYNQETWKQLRQKIKRFMGIPEQFNKFLEKCKVQPKLDNELTDDEI comes from the exons atggTCAAATTAAGAAAACAACGGAAAAGAAAGAAGTATATGCACAACGTAAATAGAAAAAGGCTtaggaataaaattttcaaacataacAATATAACATG taaagaGGTCAAACTATCCTGggaatcaaaaaaatcaatacaaacCAATCTTGCTGAAATGGGTCTGTCCTATAACCCAAATGAGACcattaaaatttccaattcaaaagCAGAAATGAAAAGTGTCTTAGCTACAGAAGGGGATTGGACTAAAGAAAATATAGCAATATCTAAAGCCCATGTAGTTCAAACACTGGAAAGAGAAGCTAAAGCGCCTAGAGAGAGAAAAATTAGATTGCCTAAAGGTCAAGTTGAAAGGTTATcgtatttaattgaaaaatatggaaacgaTTATAAGGCAATGGAAAgggacaaaaaaaattataatcaagaAACTTGGAAACAATTACGCCAAAAAATTAAAAGGTTTATGGGAATTCCTGaacaattcaataaatttttggaaaaatgtaaaGTTCAACCTAAACTAGATAATGAATTAACTGATGATgaaatttaa
- the LOC130445396 gene encoding DNA-directed RNA polymerase III subunit RPC5 isoform X1 — translation MEDSLVKETEDSDDDTIVKEIPIIHSKRLEDSLYLFQYPLYNSQSLNKHLVKKCSFKPENQEVKLEMAIDMDSPNYDTGRAQIIAHEVDKDFDSSKKFFNTGLVDRVFLESSRPTEDTDRYAAAAFNGKEIHLTTLKGIFQFRPVFPYLEKSLKRKRDADGNESEEEQPGPSSAQQVTVKFKGDDRWNKLDETSYKALQARSAKEPWTECEWHDVNSPLSNVESLKLIADNTEDVSQASTLTDSEYIKLLIPQDKEQTPVEPILPSHLFSSNDLKALPLQERCRVLLKDTQIISFDQLLMALTGGEKVTRDSLLKVLPTVAVLVRGNWIVKSDVLYPANTFSATSGVPAELMCRARDYVLYQFTQNQHVERKKMSSVLKIPSEEIKEIFIGIARLRRHSREWELKLPNDVDFIIKHGDFAQKQESMWKHRFQQLSQFLKDNMSQRRKSRSESKSVSEEGKTRNSVSVSSDTESEKGKSVNINRKSKSVKVNNQPSTSK, via the exons ATGGAAGATTCTCTGGTGAAAGAGACAGAAGATAGTGATGACGATACCATAGTAAAAGAG ATACCCATTATTCATTCAAAACGATTAGAAGACAgtctatatttatttcaatatccaCTATACAATAGTCAAAGTCTAAATAAACATCTTGTTAAAAAATGCTCTTTCAAACCAGAAAATCAAGAAGTAAAATTGGAAATGGCTATTGATATGGATTCACCAAATTATGATACTGGCAGAGCACAAATCATTGCACATGAAGTTGATAAAGATTTTGATTcttctaaaaagttttttaatactGGGCTAGTAGACAGAGTATTTTTGGAGTCATCTAGGCCAACTGAAGACACGGACAGGTATGCAGCCGCAGCATTTAACGGCAAAGAGATTCACTTGACTACACTTAAAG GTATATTCCAATTCAGGCCTGTTTTTCCATAtctggaaaaaagtttaaaaagaaaaagggATGCAGATGGAAATGAATCTGAAGAAGAACAGCCTGGACCTAGTTCAGCTCAACAAGTTACTGTTAAATTTAAAGGTGACGACCGCTGGAACAAATTGGATGAAACTAGTTATAAAGCTTTACAGGCTCGGAGTGCTAAAGAACCTTGGACTGAATGTGAATGGCATGATGTGAATAGTCCTCTTAGTAAT gTGGAGAGTTTGAAATTAATAGCAGATAACACTGAAGATGTTAGTCAAGCTTCAACTCTAACAGACTCAGAGTATATAAAGTTGTTAATACCACAAGATAAAGAACAAACTCCGGTTGAACCTATATTACCATCACATCTATTCTCTTCAAATGATTTGAAGGCACTTCCTCTACAAGAGAGGTGTCGAGTTTTACTTAAAGATA CCCAAATAATAAGTTTCGACCAACTGTTGATGGCTCTAACTGGAGGAGAAAAAGTAACTCGAGATAGCTTATTGAAAGTTCTTCCTACAGTTGCAGTTCTTGTAAGAGGAAATTGGATTGTTAAATCTGATGTTCTATATCCTGCAAATACATTTTCCGCTACGAGTGGAGTACCAGCTGAGTTGATGTGTAGAGCTCGAGATTATGTT ttatatcAGTTCACCCAAAATCAACATGTTGAGCGAAAAAAAATGTCTTCCGTACTAAAAATACCATCTGAAGAGATCAAGGAAATTTTCATTGGAATTGCGAGATTACGTCGTCATAGTAGAGAATGGGAACTAAAACTTCCAAATGATGTTGATTTTATAATCAAACATGGGGATTTTGCCCAAAAGCAAGAATCAATGTGGAAACATAGATTCCAACAATTAAGCCAATTTTTAAAAGACAATATGAgtcaaagaagaaaaagtcgTAGCGAGAGTAAAAGTGTTAGTGAAGAAGGGAAGACTAGAAATAGTGTTAGTGTTAGTTCAGACACCGAATCTGAAAAGGGCAAATCTGTGAATATTAATAGGAAAAGTAAAAGTGTTAAAGTTAATAATCAACCATCTAcctcaaaataa
- the LOC130445396 gene encoding DNA-directed RNA polymerase III subunit RPC5 isoform X2, protein MAIDMDSPNYDTGRAQIIAHEVDKDFDSSKKFFNTGLVDRVFLESSRPTEDTDRYAAAAFNGKEIHLTTLKGIFQFRPVFPYLEKSLKRKRDADGNESEEEQPGPSSAQQVTVKFKGDDRWNKLDETSYKALQARSAKEPWTECEWHDVNSPLSNVESLKLIADNTEDVSQASTLTDSEYIKLLIPQDKEQTPVEPILPSHLFSSNDLKALPLQERCRVLLKDTQIISFDQLLMALTGGEKVTRDSLLKVLPTVAVLVRGNWIVKSDVLYPANTFSATSGVPAELMCRARDYVLYQFTQNQHVERKKMSSVLKIPSEEIKEIFIGIARLRRHSREWELKLPNDVDFIIKHGDFAQKQESMWKHRFQQLSQFLKDNMSQRRKSRSESKSVSEEGKTRNSVSVSSDTESEKGKSVNINRKSKSVKVNNQPSTSK, encoded by the exons ATGGCTATTGATATGGATTCACCAAATTATGATACTGGCAGAGCACAAATCATTGCACATGAAGTTGATAAAGATTTTGATTcttctaaaaagttttttaatactGGGCTAGTAGACAGAGTATTTTTGGAGTCATCTAGGCCAACTGAAGACACGGACAGGTATGCAGCCGCAGCATTTAACGGCAAAGAGATTCACTTGACTACACTTAAAG GTATATTCCAATTCAGGCCTGTTTTTCCATAtctggaaaaaagtttaaaaagaaaaagggATGCAGATGGAAATGAATCTGAAGAAGAACAGCCTGGACCTAGTTCAGCTCAACAAGTTACTGTTAAATTTAAAGGTGACGACCGCTGGAACAAATTGGATGAAACTAGTTATAAAGCTTTACAGGCTCGGAGTGCTAAAGAACCTTGGACTGAATGTGAATGGCATGATGTGAATAGTCCTCTTAGTAAT gTGGAGAGTTTGAAATTAATAGCAGATAACACTGAAGATGTTAGTCAAGCTTCAACTCTAACAGACTCAGAGTATATAAAGTTGTTAATACCACAAGATAAAGAACAAACTCCGGTTGAACCTATATTACCATCACATCTATTCTCTTCAAATGATTTGAAGGCACTTCCTCTACAAGAGAGGTGTCGAGTTTTACTTAAAGATA CCCAAATAATAAGTTTCGACCAACTGTTGATGGCTCTAACTGGAGGAGAAAAAGTAACTCGAGATAGCTTATTGAAAGTTCTTCCTACAGTTGCAGTTCTTGTAAGAGGAAATTGGATTGTTAAATCTGATGTTCTATATCCTGCAAATACATTTTCCGCTACGAGTGGAGTACCAGCTGAGTTGATGTGTAGAGCTCGAGATTATGTT ttatatcAGTTCACCCAAAATCAACATGTTGAGCGAAAAAAAATGTCTTCCGTACTAAAAATACCATCTGAAGAGATCAAGGAAATTTTCATTGGAATTGCGAGATTACGTCGTCATAGTAGAGAATGGGAACTAAAACTTCCAAATGATGTTGATTTTATAATCAAACATGGGGATTTTGCCCAAAAGCAAGAATCAATGTGGAAACATAGATTCCAACAATTAAGCCAATTTTTAAAAGACAATATGAgtcaaagaagaaaaagtcgTAGCGAGAGTAAAAGTGTTAGTGAAGAAGGGAAGACTAGAAATAGTGTTAGTGTTAGTTCAGACACCGAATCTGAAAAGGGCAAATCTGTGAATATTAATAGGAAAAGTAAAAGTGTTAAAGTTAATAATCAACCATCTAcctcaaaataa